The Acidicapsa acidisoli genome contains a region encoding:
- a CDS encoding right-handed parallel beta-helix repeat-containing protein → MNRSLVLLLVGLSLAAPISLRATTFYVDSLRGNDSNAGTSPATSWKSLQKVNENHFGQGDHILFRSGSRWEGQLALSSSGVDGAPIVIDRYGDGPLPRIDGNGAVEDVVHLENVEEVEVRHLEITNHGAEPSLRRGVLIAVTNFGTAHHLVVADLYIHDVNGTNERKENGGILFRTIGDKVPSRFDGLTIERNIVWKVDRSAIAGQSTETPRTRWYPSLHVVIRDNYAEDIGGDGIVPWATDGALIEHNIVLHCNRRAGSYNAGIWPWSTDNSLFQLNEAAFTHTTRDGEGFDSDFNSRNTHFLYNYSHDNEGGFMLICTPGKRNPAENFGNTGTVIKYNISRNDHTRIFNLSGADQTTVENNAIYIGLQDDVQVLLVSSWDGWSKGAIFRGNLFDVAGTGHYGHEVKHNPDGTYEIDPGWGGATDIQFEGNQYLGRNVDLPHDPAAVIDQNYRPATFDWKEPVFDPAHPERFSAYLTKHRQWMLHLLASQFGRPPRLQEALSNTTESRDK, encoded by the coding sequence GTGAACAGATCGCTCGTCCTGCTCCTGGTAGGACTATCCCTTGCTGCGCCAATCTCGTTACGCGCGACTACTTTTTATGTGGACTCGCTCCGCGGCAACGATTCGAATGCAGGCACGTCGCCAGCCACTTCATGGAAGTCTCTGCAAAAAGTGAACGAAAATCACTTCGGGCAAGGAGACCATATTCTGTTTCGTAGCGGCTCACGCTGGGAAGGGCAGCTGGCGTTGTCGAGTTCGGGAGTAGATGGGGCGCCTATCGTCATCGATCGTTATGGAGACGGACCACTTCCGCGCATCGACGGGAATGGCGCGGTGGAAGATGTTGTCCATCTTGAAAACGTTGAAGAAGTGGAAGTGCGGCATCTTGAGATCACCAACCATGGAGCAGAGCCAAGCCTCAGGCGAGGTGTACTGATCGCAGTCACGAACTTTGGAACAGCTCATCATCTCGTAGTTGCCGATCTCTATATCCACGATGTGAACGGGACAAATGAACGCAAAGAAAACGGGGGCATTCTCTTTCGCACCATTGGCGACAAGGTTCCAAGTAGATTCGATGGCTTGACGATTGAACGGAACATTGTTTGGAAGGTTGACCGTTCCGCCATTGCGGGACAGAGCACGGAGACGCCGCGAACCAGGTGGTATCCAAGCCTGCACGTCGTAATTCGCGATAACTACGCCGAAGATATCGGTGGTGACGGCATCGTTCCCTGGGCAACCGATGGCGCGCTGATAGAGCATAACATCGTATTGCACTGCAACAGGCGCGCGGGGAGTTATAACGCTGGAATCTGGCCGTGGAGCACGGACAACTCACTCTTCCAGTTAAATGAGGCCGCATTCACGCACACGACTCGCGACGGAGAGGGATTCGACTCAGACTTCAACTCGAGAAATACGCACTTCCTTTATAACTATAGCCACGACAACGAGGGCGGATTCATGCTGATTTGCACGCCCGGCAAGCGCAACCCTGCGGAAAATTTCGGCAATACCGGCACCGTAATCAAATACAACATCAGCCGGAATGATCACACACGAATCTTCAATTTAAGTGGAGCCGATCAGACAACCGTCGAGAACAATGCGATTTATATAGGGCTGCAGGATGACGTGCAAGTGCTCCTGGTGAGCAGTTGGGATGGGTGGTCAAAAGGCGCAATTTTCCGGGGAAATCTATTCGATGTCGCGGGGACAGGCCACTATGGCCATGAAGTGAAACATAACCCGGACGGGACATATGAGATTGATCCAGGGTGGGGCGGCGCTACAGACATACAGTTTGAAGGGAATCAATATCTAGGCAGGAATGTAGATCTGCCGCATGATCCAGCCGCCGTTATCGATCAAAATTATCGTCCCGCAACGTTCGACTGGAAGGAACCGGTCTTCGATCCCGCCCATCCAGAACGGTTTTCCGCGTACCTGACGAAGCATCGGCAGTGGATGCTGCACCTTCTTGCGAGTCAGTTTGGACGACCGCCACGCCTCCAAGAAGCGCTTTCGAATACAACTGAGTCCCGAGACAAATAG
- a CDS encoding cupredoxin domain-containing protein, producing the protein MNNARYLRYARSLCWFLCASLCPATAMEAHSRPAGEQGAEIRLHLTWPHTTVHHAVPAVLWLEPLAGTPAVPFISSEHYTLAQKNRMFLPHLLVVPVGAVVQFPNKDPFFHNVFSLFDGKRFDLGLYEAGSSKSVNFSREGVSYIFCNIHPEMSAVVVALSNSLYAVADHNDTFLLTGIPSGDYRLHLWIEGIRLSALDALSRPVHITTGIVDLGELNIPVSSPQEKGHTNKFGQPYAPPSQSPY; encoded by the coding sequence ATGAATAACGCACGATATTTGCGATACGCACGATCTTTGTGCTGGTTTCTGTGCGCTTCGCTGTGTCCTGCCACTGCGATGGAGGCCCACTCACGCCCGGCAGGCGAACAGGGCGCTGAGATACGTCTCCATCTGACCTGGCCGCATACGACCGTCCACCACGCTGTCCCTGCGGTCCTCTGGCTCGAGCCACTTGCGGGAACCCCAGCCGTTCCCTTCATCTCCAGCGAACACTACACTCTGGCGCAGAAGAATCGCATGTTTCTTCCACACCTGCTCGTGGTGCCGGTAGGAGCAGTGGTCCAATTCCCCAACAAGGACCCTTTCTTTCACAATGTCTTCTCGCTTTTTGACGGAAAGCGCTTCGACCTCGGCCTTTATGAAGCTGGCTCCAGCAAGTCCGTCAACTTCTCACGTGAAGGCGTCTCCTACATCTTCTGCAACATTCATCCGGAGATGAGCGCCGTTGTTGTCGCGCTCTCCAACTCGCTCTACGCCGTCGCAGACCACAACGATACCTTCTTGCTCACCGGCATCCCTTCGGGCGACTACAGGCTGCATCTTTGGATCGAAGGTATCCGCCTCTCGGCCCTGGACGCGCTGAGCCGACCCGTGCATATTACCACGGGTATCGTGGACCTCGGTGAGCTCAACATCCCAGTAAGCTCACCACAGGAAAAGGGTCATACCAACAAGTTCGGCCAGCCGTACGCGCCACCTTCACAATCTCCCTACTAA
- a CDS encoding glycoside hydrolase family 43 protein: MRKSFQIIQLACLTLSLLIVLAVQSLFAEDSFAPGAVWLDSQGVAINAHGAGFLYRDGKYYWYGEFKTAGRGGNVANVGFSCYSSRDLYHWKNEGIALRVSDDQSSDIVAGSVLERPKVLYNARTKQYVMWFHLELKGQGYRAARVGIAVSSKPIGPFHYLKSFRPDNEMSRDMTLFQDEDGKAYLLTASEENQTMHLSELSEDYLSTSGRWRRVFIGEKLEAPTILKYGNKYYFVASHCTGWAPNAAYAAIADSIWGPWTPLGNPSIGPNADKTFLAQGTYMLPVHGKAGEFIFVADRWNPDNAIDGRYLWLPVEFTSEGLAIRWRDRWQLSDFSSLAKAALRSASPAAQ, from the coding sequence ATGCGTAAATCATTCCAAATAATTCAACTCGCCTGCCTTACTCTATCGCTTTTAATTGTTCTTGCAGTGCAATCCTTATTTGCCGAAGATTCTTTCGCTCCCGGGGCAGTATGGCTTGACTCGCAAGGTGTCGCAATCAATGCGCACGGAGCGGGATTTCTCTATCGTGATGGGAAATATTACTGGTACGGAGAATTCAAGACAGCGGGTCGCGGCGGCAATGTAGCCAACGTCGGGTTCTCATGTTATTCCTCGCGTGATCTATATCACTGGAAGAACGAAGGCATTGCGCTTCGCGTCTCTGACGATCAGTCCAGCGACATCGTGGCGGGCTCCGTCCTCGAGCGCCCGAAGGTTCTCTATAATGCGCGCACAAAACAATATGTGATGTGGTTCCACCTTGAACTGAAGGGGCAGGGTTACCGTGCAGCCCGCGTTGGCATCGCCGTCAGCAGCAAGCCGATTGGACCATTCCATTATCTGAAGAGTTTTCGTCCAGATAATGAAATGTCACGTGATATGACGCTCTTTCAGGATGAAGATGGAAAGGCGTATCTTCTCACTGCTTCGGAAGAGAATCAAACGATGCATCTTTCGGAATTGAGCGAAGACTATCTCTCAACCAGCGGTCGCTGGAGGAGAGTCTTCATCGGCGAAAAGCTTGAAGCGCCAACCATTCTTAAGTATGGAAACAAGTACTACTTTGTCGCTTCTCATTGCACAGGCTGGGCGCCGAATGCGGCCTATGCGGCTATAGCCGATTCGATATGGGGTCCGTGGACGCCGTTGGGCAATCCATCAATCGGTCCGAACGCGGACAAGACATTTCTTGCTCAGGGAACTTATATGCTGCCTGTGCACGGAAAAGCTGGCGAGTTTATCTTCGTCGCCGATCGTTGGAATCCCGACAACGCAATCGACGGGCGCTATCTGTGGTTGCCTGTCGAATTCACTTCCGAGGGACTCGCGATTCGATGGAGAGATCGTTGGCAGCTCAGTGACTTTTCCTCTCTTGCGAAAGCCGCTTTGCGGTCAGCTTCGCCAGCAGCTCAATAG